One window of Oreochromis niloticus isolate F11D_XX linkage group LG23, O_niloticus_UMD_NMBU, whole genome shotgun sequence genomic DNA carries:
- the LOC109196945 gene encoding zinc finger BED domain-containing protein 1-like — MKTEERHFAEACAEQFQTVARRWRIEEKVTTVGTDSARNMIAAARIMPFNHMPCTAHILQRCITVSLADSGFVTALAKCRKIVGHFKHSPANTAELNAEQVSLGRKQEPLAQDVPTRWNSTLEMVKRLIRNQTAVTATLDKQKHKLVLLTPPEWDKLQRLETLLEPCRYVTELLGGEAYVSCSVVLPAFCHLRRVMEVTDEDPAYVVRFKEKFKEDLASRQEHTNYAWLQIATALDPRFKDLRSVPKTDREAVWTTLAGMLHEDSPRRSHTAEEGPAKKRLSLLQMDSDSESEEEVQQDRAIQRYRAEPCTALEDCPLQWWAAHAGAHSQLARLARRYLATPASTVPCERLFSVAGHIVNKKRSALHSENVDKLVCLSNWLKDE, encoded by the exons ATGAAAACGGAAGAGCGGCACTTTGCGGAGGCTTGTGCAGAGCAGTTCCAGACTGTTGCTCGCAGGTGGAGAATTGAGGAGAAGGTGACAACAGTAGGCACGGACAGTGCGCGCAATATGATCGCCGCGGCTCGCATCATGCCATTCAATCACATGCCGTGTACCGCGCACATTCTACAGAGATGCATCACAGTGAGTCTCGCAGACAGTGGCTTTGTCACTGCGCTGGCCAAATGCCGCAAAATTGTTGGCCATTTTAAGCACAGCCcagcaaacacagcagagctGAACGCAGAGCAGGTGTCACTGGGGCGCAAGCAGGAGCCGTTGGCCCAGGACGTGCCTACGCGCTGGAACTCCACGCTGGAGATGGTGAAGCGCTTGATCCGCAACCAAACTGCAGTAACCGCGACTCTGgataaacaaaagcataaaCTTGTCCTCCTGACGCCTCCAGAGTGGGACAAACTCCAGAGACTGGAGACACTTCTAGAGCCCTGCAG ATATGTGACTGAACTGCTGGGAGGAGAGGCCTACGTCTCCTGCTCTGTAGTTCTACCAGCCTTCTGCCACCTGCGCCGTGTCATGGAAGTAACTGATGAGGACCCTGCATATGTGGTGAGGTTTAAAGAGAAGTTTAAGGAAGACCTTGCTTCCCGCCAGGAACATACCAACTATGCATGGCTCCAGATCGCAACTGCACTGGACCCACGTTTTAAAGACCTACGCAGTGTGCCCAAGACTGACAGAGAAGCAGTGTGGACCACACTGGCAGGCATGCTGCATGAAGACTCTCCTAGAAGATCACACACTGCAGAAGAAGGTCCAGCCAAGAAGAGGCTGAGCCTGCTGCAGATGGACTCTGACTCTGAGTCAGAGGAGGAGGTACAGCAGGACAGAGCCATACAGCGCTACAGAGCAGAGCCCTGCACTGCCTTAGAGGACTGTCCCTTACAGTGGTGGGCAGCTCATGCAGGAGCCCACAGCCAGCTGGCCCGCCTTGCTCGCAGATACCTGGCCACTCCTGCCTCCACAGTGCCCTGTGAGAGGCTGTTCTCTGTAGCAGGGCACATTGTGAACAAGAAGAGGTCTGCTCTGCACTCAGAGAACGTGGACAAGTTGGTTTGTCTCAGCAACTGGCTGAAGGATGAGTAG